One window from the genome of Saccharomyces mikatae IFO 1815 strain IFO1815 genome assembly, chromosome: 2 encodes:
- the DER1 gene encoding derlin (similar to Saccharomyces cerevisiae DER1 (YBR201W); ancestral locus Anc_8.535), translating into MDAVILNILGDIPLVTRLWTIGCLVLSGLIGLRIVDPRKVVYSYDLVFRKGQYGRLIYSIFDYGGFDWISMLNIFISANHLSTLENSFNLRRKFCWIIFLLLVILVKMTSIEPPVTSLGALLHENLVYYELKKNGNQMNIRLFGAVDISPSIFPIYMNAVMFFVYKRHWLEIAMNFLPGHIIYYMDDIIGKIYGIDLCKSPYDWFHNPETP; encoded by the coding sequence ATGGATGCCGTAATACTGAATATCTTAGGAGACATCCCTTTGGTGACAAGATTGTGGACAATAGGCTGTCTTGTACTATCAGGTCTCATAGGTCTCCGGATCGTAGATCCAAGAAAGGTGGTATACAGCTATGACTTAGTGTTCAGAAAGGGACAATATGGCAGACTAATTTATTCGATATTTGATTATGGTGGTTTTGATTGGATATCGATGCTAaacatttttattagtGCCAATCACTTATCAACATTGGAGAACTCATTCAATTTGAGAAGGAAGTTTTGTTGgataatatttttacttttggTAATATTGGTCAAGATGACCAGTATTGAACCACCTGTAACATCACTCGGTGCTTTACTACATGAGAATCTCGTATACTATGAGCTTAAAAAGAACGGAAACCAAATGAATATACGCCTCTTCGGTGCCGTTGACATTTCACCATCCATATTCCCCATTTATATGAATGCAGTGATGTTTTTTGTATATAAGCGGCATTGGTTAGAAATAGCCATGAATTTCCTGCCAGGTCACATCATTTACTACATGGATGATATAATAGGGAAAATTTATGGCATCGATTTGTGTAAGTCGCCTTACGACTGGTTCCATAACCCTGAAACACCCTAA
- the MCM7 gene encoding DNA replication licensing factor MCM7 (similar to Saccharomyces cerevisiae MCM7 (YBR202W); ancestral locus Anc_8.531), whose product MSAALPSIQLPIDYSNLFNEITDFLVTFKQDTLSGQASRNEDEDEDMDAENIEQDLLEKGPKYMAILQKVANRELNSVVIDLNDILQYQNEKFLQGTQADDLVSAIQQNANHFTELFCRAIDNNIPLPTKEIDYKDDVLDVILNQRRLRNERMLSDRTNEIRNENLMDTTSDPPSSMNDALREVVEDETELFPPNLTRRYFLYFKPLSQNYARRYRKKAVSSRPLSVRQIKGDFLGQLITVRGIITRVSDVKPAVEVIAYTCDQCGYEVFQEVNSRTFTPLSECTSEECSQNQTKGQLFMSTRASKFSAFQECRIQELSQQVPVGHIPRSLNIHVNGTLVRSSSPGDIVDVTGIFLPAPYTGFKALKAGLLTETYLEAQFVRQHKKKFASFSLTSDVEERVMELIASGDVYNRLAKSIAPEIYGNLDVKKALLLLLVGGVDKRVGDGMKIRGDINVCLMGDPGVAKSQLLKAICKISPRGVYTTGKGSSGVGLTAAVMKDPVTDEMILEGGALVLADNGICCIDEFDKMDESDRTAIHEVMEQQTISISKAGINTTLNARTSILAAANPLYGRYNPRLSPLDNINLPAALLSRFDILFLMLDIPSRDDDEKLAEHVTYVHMHNKQPDLDFTPVEPSRMREYIAYAKTKRPVMSEHVNDYVVQAYIRLRQDSKREMDSKFSFGQATPRTLLGIIRLSQALAKLRLADTVDIDDVEEALRLVRVSKESLYQETNKSKEDESPTTKIFTIIKKMLQETGKNTLSYENIVKTIRLRGFTMLQLSNCIQEYSYLNVWHLINEGNTLKFVDDGTMDADHEDSKTGTPNLAPQTAATADSSAQDSDIDLQDA is encoded by the coding sequence ATGAGTGCGGCGCTTCCATCAATTCAGCTTCCCATAGACTATAGCAACCTATTTAATGAAATCACTGATTTCTTGGTGACTTTCAAACAAGATACATTGTCTGGTCAAGCATCACGAAATGAggatgaagacgaagacATGGATGCTGAGAATATAGAACAAGACCTATTGGAAAAGGGTCCCAAATATATGGCAATACTACAGAAAGTCGCCAATAGGGAATTGAATTCTGTGGTTATAGATttgaatgatattttaCAGTATCAGAACGAAAAGTTTCTTCAGGGGACGCAGGCGGACGATCTTGTTTCCGCCATTCAGCAAAACGCAAATCATTTCACTGAGTTATTCTGTCGTGCCATAGATAACAATATACCGCTGCCAACAAAGGAAATTGATTACAAGGATGATGTTCTTGATGTTATTTTAAATCAAAGAAGACTAAGGAACGAGAGAATGCTCTCAGATAGAACCAATGAGATCAGAAACGAGAATCTTATGGACACCACTTCCGATCCACCCTCCTCCATGAACGATGCTTTGAGGGAAGTTGTCGAAGATGAAACTGAACTGTTTCCTCCTAATTTGACTAGACGCtatttcctttatttcaaacctttatctcaaaattatGCTCGTCGTTACAGAAAGAAAGCAGTCAGTTCCAGACCGTTATCTGTAAGACAGATCAAAGGTGACTTTCTGGGCCAACTTATTACTGTCAGAGGTATTATCACCAGAGTTTCTGATGTCAAACCAGCTGTTGAAGTTATCGCTTATACATGCGACCAATGTGGATATGAAGTATTCCAAGAAGTGAATTCTCGCACTTTCACTCCATTGTCCGAATGTACTTCCGAAGAATGTTCCCAGAATCAAACAAAAGGTCAGTTGTTCATGAGCACAAGAGCTTCCAAATTTAGTGCCTTTCAGGAATGCAGGATTCAAGAATTATCACAGCAGGTGCCAGTAGGTCACATTCCTAGGTCGTTAAATATCCACGTAAACGGGACGTTGGTAAGATCATCATCACCTGGTGATATCGTCGATGTCACTGGTATCTTTTTGCCAGCCCCCTACACCGGTTTCAAGGCTTTGAAAGCTGGCTTATTGACGGAAACTTACTTGGAGGCTCAGTTTGTTCGTCAacacaagaagaaatttgcGTCTTTCAGCCTGACTTCTGATGTGGAGGAAAGAGTTATGGAACTAATCGCTTCCGGCGATGTCTACAATAGACTAGCAAAATCTATTGCTCCGGAAATTTATGGCAACTTGGACGTTAAGAAGGCGCTGCTGTTGCTACTGGTCGGCGGTGTAGACAAAAGAGTGGGTGACGGTATGAAAATTAGAGGTGATATTAATGTATGTTTGATGGGTGATCCTGGTGTTGCTAAATCCCAATTGCTGAAAGCCATTTGTAAGATATCACCACGTGGTGTCTATACCACCGGTAAAGGTTCATCAGGGGTTGGTCTAACTGCTGCGGTCATGAAAGATCCCGTCACAGATGAAATGATTTTGGAAGGCGGTGCCTTAGTACTTGCTGATAACGGCATTTGTTgtattgatgaatttgacAAGATGGACGAAAGTGACAGGACTGCAATCCATGAAGTTATGGAACAACAAACCATTTCGATATCCAAAGCCGGTATCAACACCACTTTGAACGCCAGAACTTCGATCCTAGCAGCGGCAAACCCATTATACGGTAGATACAATCCTAGATTATCCCCCTTAGATAATATCAACCTGCCAGCCGCGTTACTATCTAGATTTGATATTCTCTTCTTGATGTTAGATATACCAAGTAGGGACGATGACGAGAAATTAGCTGAGCACGTAACATATGTGCATATGCATAATAAACAACCGGATTTGGACTTCACTCCAGTAGAACCCTCTAGGATGAGAGAGTACATTGCCTATGCTAAGACCAAGAGACCAGTCATGAGCGAGCACGTAAACGATTATGTGGTCCAAGCTTACATCAGATTAAGACAAGACTCCAAGAGAGAGATGGATTCTAAGTTTTCCTTCGGTCAGGCCACTCCTAGAACTTTGCTTGGCATTATAAGATTATCTCAGGCGCTAGCAAAGTTAAGATTGGCTGATACGGTGGACATAGACGATGTGGAAGAAGCCCTGAGATTGGTCAGGGTCTCAAAAGAATCGTTGTATCAAGAGACCAATAAATcgaaagaagatgaaagccccacaacaaaaattttcacaatcatcaaaaaaatgctgCAAGAGACTGGTAAAAACACGCTATCATACGAAAATATTGTGAAAACCATAAGATTGAGAGGATTTACTATGCTGCAATTAAGCAACTGTATTCAAGAATATTCTTACTTAAATGTCTGGCATTTAATCAATGAAGGTAACACTTTGAAATTCGTAGATGACGGCACCATGGATGCTGATCATGAAGATTCAAAAACGGGTACGCCAAACCTCGCGCCACAAACCGCCGCTACCGCCGACTCAAGCGCGCAAGATTCTGATATCGATTTGCAGGATGCTTGA
- the COS111 gene encoding Cos111p (similar to Saccharomyces cerevisiae COS111 (YBR203W); ancestral locus Anc_8.526), with amino-acid sequence MTSATSRLQNVNIVSNNYSRYGTSVYDKLYPNNSGSCHNGGKNPTPGGKLSSIPQKSRSKKRYGSNYSRPMSQSPISTFKSPLTNQNQASAPDDSTSLGQGRSDDVTSLDNETIVTMNSRKSRIKKKYKSLISTSSKKFMNKLYDHSASSDSFSIFSLKTSHSGKHENSRFEKLRKRKYHVWGKFADINDLPVEIIVKILSEFDLGRDQKTLVRSLYVSKKFYKATKIVLYRQPYFTSTYRVAQFVTSLRLNPDNGAYVKILDLSHLKPGIIGQDSKDCQDLDDEGHPRRHRRRRHGSTNTSLSLLPVTPTSTISNENDANSGVLKDDASNTGEFEDLALAGWRDWRYRNEPLYSSPLLNSFKLKKVVSRSSSITSTSSGNSSSAYSTRRQRSNSSVASITTSIMSSIYNTSHVSLSSTTSSTSNGNMSSGSNLTRVSTASSLKKASAKSARTSPQKQKPMPDASSSSWFRMKLNSRNRKARVANTNGLNSSKAHPDDDSKNAKKNSEHPSNYRPSKLKFSIEQPFSTHHPYANKFLLKYAPYKDLPLGYILHMLNSCPNLVELNLSNLVICSDFKLINQRTERRRMTSSLLPAVQESSISAGPERDLEVVYMTDSGKGYEYYESLNKKHSRSSSLGNNPSSWIGGQSNWIDYPPPIDAQTKTREEHRRNNTLNQNKNVVLKKLNPFEIFKMISNRNEEKGGYSALTKVKMNDIVWCRQYMVKYFVMRTFRQHLSYKSMDNNSYERLIFSFRDSGLDRNFSWACNARLHEFVALMVMDQLSKSDDLGLEELFNIKSEKLYIKSYCSRDTDILEISNLFDIKYGVGSESDTNSDLSPEAEFLQFRLTILKTGRPTSFWLRKVSKNYVSLVVKLCVNENVDMNKVKVGKPTLKIDSITRDLLSRLKELRRVDLRRNVGENNYYAESIM; translated from the coding sequence ATGACAAGTGCTACTTCAAGACTCCAAAACGTCAATATCGTGTCTAACAACTATTCTCGTTACGGTACCTCCGTTTACGATAAGCTGTACCCTAATAACAGCGGTAGTTGCCATAATGGTGGCAAAAATCCCACTCCAGGTGGTAAATTGTCATCGATCCCACAAAAATCTAGAAGCAAGAAGCGCTATGGTTCAAATTACTCCAGACCAATGAGTCAATCGCCTATATCAACGTTCAAATCTCCGCTCacaaatcaaaatcaagcTAGCGCTCCCGATGACTCAACTTCTTTAGGTCAGGGACGTAGTGATGACGTTACCTCTCTAGATAACGAAACTATTGTAACAATGAACTCAAGGAAATCAagaatcaagaaaaagtataaGTCTTTGATCTCCacctcttcaaaaaaatttatgaaTAAACTGTACGATCATAGTGCTTCATCCGACtcattttctattttttctttgaagacCTCCCATTCTGGTAAACATGAAAATTctagatttgaaaagttaagaaagagaaaataccACGTCTGGGGTAAGTTTGCCGATATCAACGATTTGCCAGTTGAAATAATTGTCAAAATACTTTCCGAGTTTGATTTGGGCCGTGATCAAAAGACACTGGTGAGAAGTCTAtatgtttcaaaaaagttCTACAAGGCAACAAAAATTGTTCTTTATAGGCAACCTTATTTCACTTCTACTTACAGAGTGGCGCAGTTTGTCACTTCGTTGAGATTAAATCCAGATAACGGGGCATACGTAAAAATATTGGACTTATCACATCTGAAACCGGGAATTATCGGTCAAGATTCAAAAGATTGTCAAGACTTGGACGATGAAGGCCATCCAAGGCGTCACAGACGCCGTCGCCATGGATCTACCAACACAAGCTTGAGCCTACTTCCGGTTACCCCGACATCTACCATTTCTAATGAGAATGATGCTAACAGCGGAGTACTCAAAGACGATGCTTCAAATACTGGTGAATTTGAAGACCTAGCATTAGCTGGTTGGAGGGATTGGAGATATAGAAATGAGCCGCTTTATAGCTCTCCTCTGTTAAACAGCTttaaattgaaaaaagtcGTTTCtcgttcttcttccattACCTCTACATCTTCTGGCAATTCTTCTAGTGCCTACTCCACGAGAAGGCAACGCTCGAATAGTTCCGTCGCTTCCATAACAACCAGTATCATGTCGTCAATCTATAACACTTCTCAtgtttcattatcttcaacAACCTCTAGTACCAGTAATGGCAACATGTCTTCCGGTAGTAACCTGACAAGAGTCTCTACTGCTagttcattgaaaaaggcCTCTGCAAAATCTGCCAGGACATCTCctcagaaacaaaaaccaATGCCCGATGCATCGTCATCCTCCTGGTTTAGAATGAAACTTAATTCAAGAAACAGGAAGGCAAGAGTGGCCAATACAAATGGGTTGAACAGCTCAAAGGCCCATCCGGATGATGATTCCAAAAATGCAAAGAAGAACTCGGAGCATCCATCCAACTATCGTCcttcaaaattaaaatttaGCATTGAACAACCATTTAGCACCCACCATCCATATGCCAACAAATTCCTTCTAAAATACGCTCCTTACAAAGATTTACCTCTAGGTTACATCTTACATATGCTGAACTCATGTCCTAACCTTGTAGAATTGAACCTTTCCAACCTAGTTATTTGTAGCGATTTCAAACTAATCAACCAAAGGACcgaaagaagaagaatgaCATCCTCATTATTGCCTGCCGTCCAGGAGTCAAGTATTTCTGCAGGACCTGAACGAGATCTAGAAGTCGTCTATATGACCGATTCCGGCAAAGGGTACGAGTACTACGAGAGTCTAAACAAGAAACACTCACGTTCTTCAAGCTTAGGTAACAATCCGTCTAGTTGGATCGGTGGTCAGTCGAACTGGATAGATTATCCACCTCCAATCGACGCACAAACTAAAACCAGAGAGGAACACAGGCGTAACAATACTTTGAACCAGAACAAAAATGTtgtattgaagaaattgaaccCTTTCgaaatttttaaaatgATTTCTAATAGAAATGAGGAGAAAGGTGGATACAGCGCTTTAACCAAGGTGAAAATGAACGATATTGTTTGGTGCAGACAGTACATGGTGAAGTATTTTGTGATGAGAACGTTTCGCCAGCACTTGAGTTACAAATCCATGGACAATAACTCTTATGAACGTCTCATATTCAGTTTCCGGGACTCAGGCTTGGATAGAAACTTTTCCTGGGCTTGTAATGCCCGTTTGCATGAATTCGTTGCATTGATGGTTATGGATCAGCTCTCAAAATCAGACGATTTAGGGTTAGAAGAGctcttcaatatcaagtCTGAAAAGttgtatataaaaagtTATTGTTCTCGTGACACCGATATTCTCGAAATATCAAATTTGTTCGATATCAAATATGGCGTTGGATCTGAGTCTGATACTAACTCTGATTTAAGTCCAGAAGCAGAATTCTTACAATTTAGGTTGACCATATTAAAAACAGGAAGGCCAACTTCATTTTGGCTTAGAAAAGTATCAAAGAATTATGTCTCATTGGTTGTTAAATTATGTGTAAACGAAAATGTCGATATGAACAAAGTCAAAGTGGGGAAGCCAACTTTGAAAATAGACAGTATTACACGTGATTTGCTTAGTAGATTGAAGGAGTTGAGGAGAGTCGATCTGAGGAGAAATGTGGGAGAAAATAACTACTATGCCGAAAGTATAATGTAA
- the LDH1 gene encoding triacylglycerol lipase (similar to Saccharomyces cerevisiae LDH1 (YBR204C); ancestral locus Anc_8.524) — MYVQKSSEASESWTCEPLSGRTLCEIVQGAESAADLVTYIRKPGINLDFKLRFIADHEEFFKVQLPDRKSRIRTCHNLNDKGIRSDTVFVFVPGLAGNLEQFEPLLKLVDSDRKAFLALDLPGFGDSSEWSDYPMLKVVELIFILLCDVLKGRPAVLSKDDNLNFFNGHKLVLVGHSMGCFLACHLYEQHLVDAKVVKTLVLLTPPKAHIEQLSKDKRIYQWVLYGVFKMPWLLDIYRNKFDQVKGLQSSGIKQYFYQENDDVTLKYRKFWQFKNNINNKSKTIIGYLLGWQNVDWVKFNEKLAHTGMKQNIVIFGAEKDPIAPIKNLEYYKEAIDKDCLRKVIILPDCSHNLCFDRPELVCENFQQEVIDNVNS, encoded by the coding sequence ATGTATGTCCAGAAAAGCTCGGAAGCAAGCGAGAGTTGGACTTGTGAACCTCTTTCTGGAAGGACGCTGTGTGAGATTGTTCAAGGCGCCGAAAGTGCAGCTGATTTAGTAACTTACATTCGCAAGCCAGGGATAAATTTGGATTTCAAGTTGAGGTTTATTGCTGATCATGAAGAGTTCTTTAAAGTACAACTACCGGATCGAAAATcaagaataagaacatGCCACAACTTAAATGATAAGGGGATACGAAGTGATACTGTTTTTGTCTTCGTGCCTGGGTTGGCGGGCAACTTAGAACAATTCGAACCTTTGCTCAAGCTAGTTGACTCTGATCGGAAGGCCTTTTTGGCATTAGATTTGCCTGGGTTTGGTGATAGTTCGGAATGGAGCGATTACCCCATGCTGAAAGTGGTAGAGCTTATTTTCATCCTTCTATGTGATGTGCTAAAGGGACGGCCTGCTGTATTATCCAAGGATGACaatttaaatttttttaatggcCACAAATTAGTCCTTGTAGGTCATTCTATGGGTTGTTTTCTGGCATGTCATCTTTACGAACAGCACCTGGTTGATGCAAAAGTGGTGAAGACACTAGTTTTATTGACTCCTCCAAAAGCTCATATCGAGCagctttcaaaagataaaCGCATTTATCAATGGGTACTTTATGGTGTCTTCAAGATGCCATGGTTACTTGACATTTATAGGAACAAATTTGATCAGGTAAAAGGTTTGCAAAGCTCCGGCATTAAGCAGTATTTTTaccaagaaaatgatgatgtCACGTTGAAATATAGAAAGTTTTGGcaatttaaaaataacataaacaataaaagtaaaactATCATAGGTTATTTGCTCGGATGGCAAAATGTTGATTGGGTcaaattcaatgaaaaattggcGCACACGGGTATGAAACAGAACATAGTAATATTTGGTGCAGAAAAAGACCCTATAGCTCCaatcaaaaatttagaatatTATAAAGAAGCCATCGATAAGGATTGTCTTCGTAAAGTGATCATATTACCTGATTGTTCGCATAATTTGTGCTTTGATCGTCCAGAATTAGTTTGCGAGAATTTTCAGCAAGAAGTAATTGATAATGTGAATTCATAG
- the KTR3 gene encoding mannosyltransferase KTR3 (similar to Saccharomyces cerevisiae KTR3 (YBR205W); ancestral locus Anc_8.523), with protein sequence MSAHHKKKLMPKSALLIRKYQKGIRASFIGLILVLSVLFLMSGSKSSEMTVTQSPSTSQVTSKGYLMPFTDKSQGVIHPLDDGKKEKGVMVTLARNSDLWNLVKSIRHVEDRFNNRYHYDWVFLNDEPFSDEFKRVTSALVSGKAKYGIIQKDHWSIPSWIDTNKFDDKRREMGKLAIPYGDSVPYRHMCRFQSGFIWRHHLLNEYEWFWRVDTDITLFCDIQYDIFKFMKLNKKKYGFILSVSEYEQTIPTLWETTKKFVKKNPKFLNKNNLMKFISNDDGETYNMCHFWTNFEIGSLDFFRSEAYREYFDYLDESGGFFYERWGDAPVHSIAASLFLNKSEIHFFDGLGFHHPDFTSCPIEQDIRLQNKCTCEPSKDVTWESSYFCTRKYFSAENYKLPPGIGK encoded by the coding sequence ATGTCTGCGCATCACAAGAAAAAGCTTATGCCCAAATCGGCATTGCTGATTAGAAAATACCAGAAAGGCATTAGAGCATCCTTCATCGGGCTCATCTTGGTGTTGTCCGTTCTATTTTTAATGAGTGGCTCAAAGTCCTCAGAGATGACAGTGACTCAGAGTCCTAGTACCAGTCAAGTAACTAGTAAAGGTTACTTGATGCCGTTTACTGATAAGTCACAGGGCGTAATCCACCCTCTGGATGATggcaagaaagaaaagggTGTTATGGTCACATTGGCCAGAAATTCTGACTTATGGAACTTGGTTAAATCCATTAGACACGTTGAAGATAGATTCAATAACCGATACCATTACGATTGGGTGTTTCTGAATGACGAACCCTTCAGTGACGAGTTTAAACGCGTTACCAGTGCATTAGTTTCTGGTAAAGCGAAGTACGGGATAATTCAGAAGGACCATTGGTCTATTCCATCTTGGATCGATACTAATAAATTCGACGATAAAAGACGTGAAATGGGCAAATTGGCTATTCCATACGGTGATTCCGTGCCTTACCGCCATATGTGCCGTTTCCAGTCAGGGTTCATATGGAGACACCATCTACTAAACGAGTATGAGTGGTTTTGGAGAGTGGATACCGATATCACTCTATTCTGTGATATTCAGTATGACATATTCAAGTTTATgaaattaaataaaaaaaaatatgggtttattctttctgtAAGTGAATATGAGCAAACAATTCCAACATTGTGggaaacaacaaaaaaattcgtCAAGAAGAATCCTAAGTTCTTAAACAAGAATAATCTCATGAAGTTCATCTCTAATGATGACGGTGAGACATACAATATGTGTCATTTCTGGACAAACTTCGAGATTGGCTCTTTAGACTTCTTCAGATCTGAAGCGTACAGGGAATACTTTGATTACTTGGATGAATCCGGTGGATTTTTTTACGAAAGATGGGGGGATGCGCCAGTGCATTCCATTGCTGcctctttgtttttgaacaaatctgaaattcatttctttgacGGTCTTGGATTCCATCATCCAGATTTCACCTCTTGCCCCATCGAACAGGATATCAGGTTACAAAACAAGTGTACCTGCGAGCCAAGCAAGGACGTTACCTGGGAGTCTAGCTACTTCTGTACTAGAAAGTACTTTTCGGCGGAAAACTACAAACTTCCACCTGGAATTGGAAAGTGA
- the FTH1 gene encoding Fth1p (similar to Saccharomyces cerevisiae FTH1 (YBR207W); ancestral locus Anc_8.521), producing MTFEDYFSFQIFFIFLRESLEIVVIVSILLTIVKQGLSVEEDNPVDENSSTDLPTPNTNANADSTTAFLQAGPSDVNAMGTPSTTDNKLRPLNVEEEEEIYEYSNELRDQDREPDEHTADNVKLYQKLKIQILAGGAFGLLLCMLIGGAFVSIFYHIGTDLWTLSEHYYEGVLSLVASVIISVMGLFFLRMGKLREKFRVKLASIIYSKDNNLLGNKARKGVKFSEKYSFFILPFITTLREGLEAVVFIGGIGIDQPLSSIPLSMILATAISTVFGVFFFRYSSSLSLKICLVVATCFLYLIAAGLFSKGVWQLELQDYVNKCNGQDMSEVGNGPGSYDISRSVWHVNCCNGEKDGGWMIFTAIFGWTNSATVGSVISYNAYWLVLICALKLLMIEEEYGYVPYIPISWQKKRIMKRLNIAKASLDLKHHTSELNSSSSEPGSQRLSKDSSVPLIIDSGVSAS from the coding sequence ATGACGTTTGAggattatttttctttccagatatttttcattttcttgagGGAATCCCTGGAAATTGTTGTCATCGTTTCGATTTTATTGACGATTGTCAAACAAGGTCTTTCTGTTGAAGAGGACAATCCGGTTGATGAAAACTCTTCTACAGACCTTCCAACTCCTAATACAAATGCGAATGCAGACTCGACTACTGCTTTCTTACAAGCTGGGCCTTCAGATGTTAATGCTATGGGAACGCCCTCTACGACTGATAATAAACTGAGACCACTGAAtgtggaagaagaagaagaaatttaCGAGTACTCTAACGAGCTTAGAGATCAGGATCGCGAGCCTGATGAACATACTGCTGATAATGTTAAACTGTACcaaaaattaaagataCAAATTCTTGCGGGCGGCGCATTTGGTTTATTATTGTGTATGCTAATCGGAGGTGCATTTGTAAGTATCTTTTACCATATCGGTACTGATTTATGGACCTTGAGCGAACACTATTATGAAGGCGTGTTAAGTCTTGTTGCATCTGTCATCATTTCTGTAATGGGGTTGTTTTTCTTAAGAATGGGGAAATTGAGGGAGAAATTTAGAGTGAAGCTAGCGTctattatttattcaaaGGACAACAACTTGTTAGGTAACAAGGCTAGAAAAGGTGTAAAATTCAGTGAAAAGTACTCATTCTTTATATTGCCTTTCATTACGACTTTGAGGGAAGGCTTGGAAGCTGTTGTTTTTATTGGGGGTATCGGTATCGATCAACCACTATCATCGATCCCTCTCTCTATGATTCTTGCTACAGCAATTAGTACGGTGTTTggtgtttttttcttcagataCTCTAGTTCTCTATCACTCAAGATATGTCTTGTAGTCGCCACCTGCTTCCTTTACTTGATTGCAGCTGGTTTGTTTTCTAAGGGCGTCTGGCAACTCGAATTACAAGACTACGTTAACAAATGTAACGGTCAAGACATGAGTGAAGTAGGTAATGGTCCCGGTTCGTACGATATTTCACGTTCTGTTTGGCATGTGAATTGTTGCAATGGTGAAAAAGATGGAGGTTGGATGATTTTCACTGCCATTTTTGGCTGGACCAATAGTGCTACTGTTGGTTCCGTAATCAGCTACAATGCCTACTGGTTAGTGTTAATATGTGCCTTGAAGCTATTGATGATAGAGGAAGAATACGGCTACGTTCCATATATTCCTATCAGCTGGCAAAAGAAACGCATTATGAAAAGATTGAACATAGCAAAGGCCTCACTAGATCTTAAACACCATACCTCAGAACTCAACTCTAGCTCCTCAGAACCGGGAAGCCAAAGGCTGTCCAAGGATAGTTCGGTGCCCTTAATAATTGATAGTGGAGTCTCAGCTAGCTGA